One region of Deltaproteobacteria bacterium genomic DNA includes:
- a CDS encoding two-component sensor histidine kinase yields the protein MEEPAQKNDNPDEKSLEAQRKSQYSRLFRRFILLTIVCSLVPLLLVGWGIYMNYTRFANSRMINSFQTQVAHHRSIIELFLEERSSKLQLIANTHSLDHLVKVSNLNYIFEMINQEYQSITDLGIIDERGNHLAYIGPYDLMDKNYSQALWFKEVMAKGIYISDMFMGFRKEPHFIIAVTSPGKKKWILRATIDTEAFRSLVENVRIGKTGEVYLVNQQGIFQTSPRFHGKIMTKAPFPVEPIHEGIKVRILKGITDDRNQNLPRQVVSQTWLKEPRWMLVVKQDFSEAFTDVNHANYATLIFLHLSALTILIVSILITRYMITIIKKRDIETDELNNQLMQAGKLAAIGELSAGVAHEINNPLAIVLTERQILLDMMDQKTYHDLDFKKQILDSMSQINVQIQRCKRITQNLLRFARRTKPIIETVNLNAFIEEVTELMEREARTSGIKFFLDLDENLPPLLSDPSQLQQVFLNMITNSIDAHEGKPYGSIQICTRSDEQNGGIQVELTDTGSGIAPENLSKIFDPFFTIKPVGKGTGLGLSICYSIIKRLGGNITVKSEVSIGTKFTLFFPYKPPPDLLENIPSNDEDIEAYFHINSKRRD from the coding sequence ATGGAAGAGCCAGCGCAAAAGAATGATAATCCCGATGAAAAGTCGCTGGAGGCTCAAAGAAAAAGCCAGTACTCCAGGTTATTTCGCAGGTTCATTTTGTTAACAATAGTATGTTCGCTTGTTCCTCTTCTTTTAGTAGGATGGGGTATATATATGAATTATACCCGGTTTGCAAATTCCCGCATGATAAATTCCTTTCAAACTCAGGTAGCCCACCATCGCAGCATTATTGAATTGTTTCTGGAAGAACGTAGTTCAAAACTTCAATTAATCGCAAATACACACTCTCTGGATCATTTGGTGAAAGTATCAAATCTTAATTACATTTTTGAAATGATAAACCAGGAATATCAGTCTATCACTGATTTGGGTATTATTGATGAGCGCGGTAATCATTTAGCCTACATCGGCCCCTATGATTTAATGGATAAAAATTACTCTCAGGCCCTCTGGTTTAAAGAGGTCATGGCAAAAGGTATCTACATAAGTGATATGTTTATGGGTTTTCGGAAGGAACCTCATTTTATAATTGCCGTTACCAGTCCTGGGAAAAAAAAGTGGATTTTAAGAGCCACTATTGATACCGAAGCTTTTCGCTCCCTGGTCGAAAATGTTAGGATCGGTAAAACCGGTGAGGTCTACCTTGTAAATCAGCAGGGAATTTTTCAGACCAGTCCCCGGTTTCATGGAAAGATTATGACCAAGGCCCCTTTCCCTGTGGAGCCTATCCATGAAGGTATCAAGGTTCGTATTTTAAAAGGCATTACAGATGACCGAAACCAGAATCTTCCGCGTCAGGTAGTGAGCCAAACATGGCTTAAAGAACCCCGCTGGATGTTAGTGGTTAAGCAGGATTTTTCTGAAGCATTCACTGATGTCAACCATGCCAATTATGCAACCTTAATTTTTCTTCACCTGAGTGCTCTAACCATCCTGATAGTTTCTATTCTTATCACAAGATATATGATTACCATCATCAAGAAGCGTGATATAGAAACAGATGAATTGAATAACCAGCTTATGCAGGCTGGCAAATTAGCTGCAATCGGAGAGCTTTCAGCAGGCGTAGCCCATGAGATTAACAATCCTCTTGCTATTGTTCTGACCGAGAGACAGATACTACTGGATATGATGGATCAAAAAACCTATCATGATCTGGATTTTAAAAAACAAATATTGGATTCCATGTCGCAGATAAATGTGCAAATACAGCGATGTAAGCGTATAACGCAGAACCTGTTGCGATTTGCCCGCCGCACCAAGCCGATTATTGAAACCGTTAACCTTAATGCCTTTATAGAAGAAGTTACCGAGCTTATGGAAAGAGAGGCGCGGACTAGCGGCATTAAATTCTTTTTAGACCTGGACGAAAATCTGCCGCCACTCCTGTCTGATCCGTCACAGCTTCAACAGGTATTTCTAAATATGATCACAAACTCCATTGACGCTCACGAAGGAAAACCCTATGGCTCCATCCAAATTTGTACCCGATCAGATGAGCAGAATGGAGGAATTCAGGTAGAATTGACCGATACCGGGTCGGGGATCGCTCCAGAAAACCTCTCAAAGATATTCGATCCGTTTTTTACCATTAAACCAGTGGGTAAGGGAACAGGCCTGGGACTTTCGATCTGCTACAGCATCATTAAACGATTGGGAGGGAATATTACGGTCAAGAGTGAAGTCAGTATTGGAACTAAATTCACCCTTTTCTTTCCTTACAAGCCTCCGCCGGATTTACTGGAAAACATACCAAGTAATGATGAAGATATAGAAGCTTATTTTCACATTAACTCAAAGAGGAGGGATTAA
- a CDS encoding response regulator — MKRAKILLVDDEVVFTNNVSRLLKTRGYRVTVVNSGDSAIKILEEENFDVVVLDLKMPGMDGITTLKELKKLGLFTETLILTGHGAIDTALEAIKLGAYDYLTKPCEIDGLVDKIEGAWEKKDEDEKEDIQKKISKAIESPRSVYSESRRKREKV, encoded by the coding sequence ATGAAACGAGCTAAAATCTTACTGGTGGATGATGAAGTTGTTTTCACCAACAACGTATCAAGGCTTCTGAAGACCAGGGGATACCGCGTCACCGTGGTGAATAGTGGAGACAGTGCTATTAAAATCCTTGAGGAAGAAAATTTCGACGTGGTGGTGCTGGATTTAAAGATGCCGGGTATGGACGGAATCACTACTTTAAAAGAACTCAAAAAGCTGGGACTCTTCACCGAGACGCTTATTCTAACTGGGCACGGAGCAATTGATACGGCCCTTGAAGCCATCAAGTTAGGTGCATATGATTATCTGACTAAACCATGTGAAATTGATGGACTTGTAGACAAGATAGAAGGCGCTTGGGAAAAAAAGGACGAGGATGAGAAAGAAGATATACAGAAGAAAATCAGTAAGGCAATCGAATCGCCCAGGTCAGTTTATTCTGAATCTCGACGCAAAAGGGAGAAAGTTTGA
- a CDS encoding DsrE family protein, with translation MIASMCVIIMRPQGEEVSTLGIRTAWANYSGAIDSNILFLEDGVYNALNNRGYNSDLLKDFIKEGGKAYCYQKSLKERGLPTANLMDGIEVISEEEVAELIEEAESTATF, from the coding sequence ATGATCGCTTCAATGTGCGTAATCATCATGCGACCTCAAGGGGAAGAAGTTTCAACTCTTGGCATTAGAACCGCCTGGGCGAATTATTCGGGAGCGATTGATTCGAATATCCTCTTTCTTGAAGACGGTGTATATAACGCCCTTAACAACAGGGGATATAACTCGGATTTACTCAAGGACTTTATCAAAGAAGGGGGCAAAGCTTATTGCTACCAGAAATCGCTCAAGGAAAGGGGATTGCCCACAGCTAACCTCATGGATGGTATAGAGGTCATATCTGAAGAAGAGGTTGCCGAACTGATCGAAGAAGCTGAATCTACAGCGACATTTTAA
- a CDS encoding DsrE family protein, translating to MSKTLTIMLLSGYQENEDPIFTVKLAEAALKAGYKVNIFLFDNAVNLANKEKPIEGKLHIQERLRKHVEIGKIGDRLDKLAEMGAEITTCHTNEYGRGTEADEYRDGIKWGDVGQSFTTFLLTSDVHVSIGH from the coding sequence ATGTCCAAAACATTAACCATTATGTTGTTATCGGGGTATCAGGAAAATGAGGACCCGATATTTACGGTCAAACTTGCTGAGGCGGCTTTAAAAGCAGGTTATAAGGTAAATATTTTCCTGTTCGACAACGCGGTCAATCTGGCCAATAAAGAGAAGCCAATCGAGGGAAAGCTGCATATTCAGGAAAGACTTCGAAAACACGTGGAAATTGGAAAGATCGGTGACCGGCTGGATAAATTGGCCGAGATGGGCGCTGAAATTACCACCTGTCATACAAATGAATATGGCAGGGGAACCGAGGCGGACGAATACCGCGACGGAATTAAGTGGGGTGATGTGGGGCAGTCTTTTACCACATTTCTTCTGACATCCGATGTCCATGTGAGCATTGGTCATTAG
- a CDS encoding OsmC family protein, which produces MSNNEKVIVKYNRESAEVHHLTIGAAALPEIRINRTGFSDEELRNDHYGARLLCAAALSCFTNTFANSLIRNGANLKGMTAWAEIEKDKDEVMRTRYTSMSIHVEVDIDESDLPAFEKAKENMERGSLVTYSLEDAMEMEYDMRVKGS; this is translated from the coding sequence ATGAGCAACAACGAAAAAGTTATTGTCAAATACAATCGTGAGAGTGCTGAGGTACATCATCTCACGATAGGGGCCGCAGCCCTGCCGGAAATCAGAATCAACCGGACCGGCTTTTCAGATGAGGAACTGAGGAATGATCATTACGGCGCCCGGCTTCTCTGCGCGGCTGCTCTTTCTTGTTTCACCAACACCTTTGCCAATAGCCTCATCCGTAACGGCGCAAACCTAAAGGGCATGACGGCCTGGGCGGAAATCGAAAAGGACAAAGATGAAGTTATGAGAACCCGATACACCAGTATGTCCATCCATGTTGAGGTTGATATTGACGAGTCCGATCTTCCAGCTTTTGAAAAGGCCAAAGAGAATATGGAAAGAGGCTCTCTGGTCACTTACTCCCTGGAAGACGCTATGGAGATGGAGTATGACATGCGAGTAAAGGGTAGCTAA
- a CDS encoding PLP-dependent transferase, translating into MKKKPGPSTRSVHLANPIDPSTRAIMPPICQNSAFAFDNLEEWRAVALGEKPGDLYSRNTNPTTSLFEEKMAVLEGAEAATSFATGMAAISTTLFALLEASKRAVSVRDVYGATFLHFTQILPRFGIDCHVCDTDNLEAIEASIAGGCDILYLESPTNPAIKVLDLARLSKAAHAVGAVVIVDNTFATPINQNPLSLGADLVIHSATKFLCGHGDVMGGVVCGSKELITKIFRFRELTGPSLDPNSAYMLLRSLKTLGLRIERHNENALTLAHFLEQHPKVEYVNYPGLKSHPTHEAARRQMRGFGGVLSFELKGGMEAADRFLSRLQYAYLAPNLGQIETVAGPTALTSHLELNDEEIAASGVPEGLIRYSAGIEDIEDLRADLEAALAGL; encoded by the coding sequence ATGAAAAAGAAACCAGGGCCGTCAACCCGTTCGGTCCATCTGGCCAACCCTATTGATCCCAGCACCCGGGCCATAATGCCGCCCATTTGTCAAAATTCGGCCTTTGCTTTCGACAATCTTGAGGAGTGGCGCGCCGTCGCGCTGGGAGAAAAACCGGGGGACCTATACAGCCGCAATACAAACCCGACCACGAGCCTGTTTGAGGAGAAAATGGCGGTTTTGGAAGGAGCGGAGGCCGCAACTAGTTTCGCCACCGGCATGGCGGCCATCAGCACCACGCTTTTTGCCTTGCTGGAGGCGTCGAAGCGAGCGGTTTCCGTCCGTGACGTTTATGGCGCGACCTTTCTTCATTTCACACAAATTTTACCTCGCTTCGGTATTGACTGCCACGTCTGCGATACTGACAATCTTGAAGCCATCGAGGCCTCTATCGCAGGCGGCTGTGATATTTTATACCTGGAATCGCCAACCAATCCGGCCATCAAGGTACTCGATCTGGCCCGGCTCTCAAAGGCGGCGCACGCGGTCGGCGCGGTCGTCATTGTTGACAATACCTTTGCCACGCCCATTAATCAGAATCCCTTGAGCCTAGGCGCCGACCTTGTCATCCACAGCGCTACCAAATTCCTGTGCGGTCATGGGGATGTCATGGGCGGCGTGGTCTGCGGCTCCAAGGAACTCATTACAAAAATATTCCGCTTTCGAGAGCTCACAGGGCCTTCCCTTGACCCCAATAGCGCGTATATGCTTTTGCGCAGCCTTAAAACCTTGGGTCTGCGAATAGAGCGGCACAATGAAAACGCTTTGACCCTGGCGCATTTTCTGGAGCAACACCCCAAAGTGGAGTATGTCAATTACCCGGGCCTTAAAAGCCATCCGACCCATGAAGCCGCCAGGCGACAGATGCGTGGTTTTGGGGGCGTTCTCAGCTTTGAACTCAAGGGGGGGATGGAGGCCGCGGATCGCTTTCTATCCCGCTTACAATATGCGTATCTGGCGCCAAATCTCGGACAGATTGAAACCGTGGCAGGCCCAACGGCCCTGACCAGCCATCTTGAACTGAATGATGAGGAAATAGCTGCCTCAGGCGTGCCAGAGGGATTAATTCGTTATAGCGCCGGAATAGAAGATATAGAGGACCTCAGGGCTGATTTAGAGGCGGCGCTGGCAGGCCTCTGA